GAAACACATGAGGCCATCTCCGCCCTTGGCGCCATCCCCATCCTCGAAGAATTTGATGCAGGTACCGCCTTTTGCTGCCGCGACCTGCGGGTTGAAACTTTTCCCCTGACCCATGACGCCGTCCAGCCCGTCGGCTTTGTGGTCGAAACCAGGGACGGGAAAGTGGGTATCGCGACAGATCTGGGAATCGGCACCCGCTTGGTGCGTGAGCGTTTACGCGGTTGCCGGGTTTTGATTCTTGAAGCGAATCATGATGAAGCTTTACTGCGCGACGGTCCCTATCCCTGGCACCTGAAACAGAGGATCCGCGGGAATCATGGCCATCTTTCCAATAGCGCCTGTGGTGAACTGCTCAAGGATCTGTTGTGGGAGGGCCTGGAGATGGTTTTTCTTGCTCATTTGAGCGAGACCAACAATCGGGCCGAATTGGCCGTGCATGAGATCCGGCAGGTACTTGATGGTCAAAATCTCTGCGGGCCACAACTCATCGTTGGTCGCCAGGATGCAGCAAGCGTTTGCTTGGATTTTAGCTGATTTTACAGCACGCAGACTTTCAGGATGAACGCAGATTATCTTAGATCCTAATCCGCCCTGATCCTGCCTTTTTTCGCCATTATCTGCGTACTTTTTTCTGTTCTGGATCTTAGTTTGCCGAATAAGGAGCAATTTGCCGATGATTCCACGTTATACCCGTCCGGAAATGGCCCGTATCTGGGAGCCGGAAAACCGCTTTCGCATCTGGTTGGAAATCGAAACCCTGGCCTGCGAGGCCCAGGCCGAGCTGGGGGTCATTCCCCGTGATGCGGTCAAGGTGATTCGTGAAAAGGGTGACTTTGATATCGACCGCATCGACGAGATCGAAATGGAAGTCAAGCACGACGTCATTGCCTTTCTCACCTCCGTAGCCGAATATGTCGGCCCCGAAGCGCGCTTCATCCATCAGGGCATGACCAGTTCTGATGTGCTGGATACCTGTTTGTCGGTGCAACTGGTACAAGCTGCGGATGAACTCCTCGCCGATCTCGACATGGTGCTCGACTCCATTCGCGTGCGCGCTTATGAACACAAAGACACGGTGTGCATGGGCCGCTCCCACGGCATTCACGCCGAGCCGGTCACTTTTGGCCTCAAGCTGGCCACTTGGTATGCCGAGATGCAACGCAACCGCACGCGTCTTGAAGCGGCCCGCGAAAACATCGCCACCGGTGCCATTTCCGGAGCGGTAGGCACTTTTGCCAATATCGATCCAAAGGTGGAGGAATATG
The Geoalkalibacter ferrihydriticus DSM 17813 DNA segment above includes these coding regions:
- a CDS encoding MBL fold metallo-hydrolase; its protein translation is MRVCLIASGSKGNAIYLESRDSRILIDAGLSARELTRRLALVGVDSASLNAIFVSHEHGDHVRGVGPLSRRYGVPVHVNPETHEAISALGAIPILEEFDAGTAFCCRDLRVETFPLTHDAVQPVGFVVETRDGKVGIATDLGIGTRLVRERLRGCRVLILEANHDEALLRDGPYPWHLKQRIRGNHGHLSNSACGELLKDLLWEGLEMVFLAHLSETNNRAELAVHEIRQVLDGQNLCGPQLIVGRQDAASVCLDFS